The nucleotide window GCATATAATGAAAACCTTTGATGCACTTCCATCGAATCCTATTATAATTTTTCTGGGAGATGCGCATCAAAGTTTACCACTAATTACGGTTCAAGGAAAAACAAACTTTGATTCAAGCTTTTTCTCAAGTTTGATGActcgtttatttaaaaaatttgaactaCATACCTCACATCGTAGCACAACTTTGTATAAAGAGTTTCTGGACAAAATCAGAAGTTTTAAGTATGGTTTCTTCCCGCAGTATACCTTTTTATACTTCTATTTCAATTTTGTTAAGACATTGCcattctatttattttttagtattacATTTGACGAAATAAAACGTATTTTTGAGCATACAAAAATACCAAGTACCAACAAAGTCACCGGCGAAAGGATTTTAGCCATAATTACAGAGAATCCAAATACCATATATATAGCATCTTCCCACAAGACAAAAGATTTCATTAACAAAACTGTGATGAATTACCTTTTCCGCGACGAAGAACCCGACATTGAGGCAAGTATTTCAACCTACAGTAATTTCACCATTACTCCAACAACGAATATCAACTTTATATCCAAATAAACATTTACATTTCTATTCTGCTTTTCTTAGGTAATCGATAGCTCAGGAAAACGTCAAGTGTATTTCGTCGGTTCAAAAGTTATGTTGACGGAAAATCGCGATCAAATAGGTTCTTTTATGAATGGCGTCATAGGTAAGAAacgtttttaataaatttcactGTATTTTACATCATTGAAAATACATGTGTCTACTAGGTAAAATAATCAATGTGCAATCAACCATCATTGCTGTAGAAACCGCAAGAACGACAGTTTACGTTTATCCGATATATGACAGCCACAGAACCTATTATTATCCAATCATACCTGCATATTGCCAAACGGCTTTAAAATGTCAAAGTTAGTGAAATACTTTAACGCGCCATCACTTCCTACGCACTTTGATCCTAATAAATTCCGtttttttaggacaaacacTCCCACATATTACCTGGGCCATCGACAGAGACACAATTGGTCCCGGCATTGGCTACGTTGTGTTATCACGAGTTCGTGAAGCACGAAACGTAGAATTTGCGACAGTATTAACAGCAAAACACATAACGCCTATGACGATATTGCAGTCATGACAATTGTAAATAAATCAGTAACAATGTTTACAGaacataattcattttttactttttcccaCTACCCACACCTActgtttgtttgaaaaattaaattttgtttgtaaACTTTAGCCCAATGTAAATTTGTGCGcgataaattctttaaatgtacgCGCGTCTTCTACGATCATTAACGAAATATTGGTATAGCAATAAAATAGTACAGAGTACATTGTTCAAACAATTTCATTGTAATTAACTACAACCTAACCGAGATCTATTAATGTCCCTGTGCACTGTACCTTTGTAAAACTAAATCCTCTTTTTAAGGTGGACTTTttattagtaatatcaaaaataaataaaagcattCCAGCAATTCATATTTAAAATGATATTGGCCCAGCGCTTTATCTATGATCAGTAACAAAACATTAGTATGGcgctaaaattttttgttttaattaactaCATCCTTTGCGTATTgttccactgtaaaaaattttcTAAGATGTCTCCAAACAAAAATTAGCcggtaatacattttttaaacgcGCACATGACAAAAAATCACACTTAAGGGCATTATAACTTCTTTAAGGAATCGCACTTAACGGCACTATAAGTTATTACGTTGTTATAAAGTAGACTTTTTAATTCGCAATATCGATTATTATGGGAATCAAAAATACAAAGTACTTTGttccaattatttttttgtatttattattttccttAAACGCGCATTTAACAACGAATCACACTTAACTGTACTATAATCCATTAAGATATTGTAAAGTACACTTTctaatttgtttacatttaatacATATCAGCAATTTCTATATTGGAAATAACATTATCGCGGCGCATTATGCAAGATCAGTAGGAAAGTATTGGTATAGGAATTAAAAATGCATAAGTACTTTGTTCCAGCAATAgtttgtatttattatattGATTAAGTGCGCATTCAACAACGAATCGCAATTAACGGCACTATAAGTTATTAACATAATATaaagtagattttttttttcgtaatatcgaaaataaacaaaaacatttcagtAATATTTATTGAAGCACCTTTCTATAGCTATAAGTTTGTCTTCggcatcatttagaaattcttgtattgcagcagaatcagacaaggatgagtttatttttctgcctaaaaacctaattggattagaatgaatggatggaatttTTTCGCTGCCAACTGTAAAACGGTGAACTTTGGACGACTTTTACCTTATCAATAACAATGCTGTGTGATGTAGAAGGCCTAAACGACATGCCTACCCAATCAAGAGCTGTTGTAcacctgtttaataaattttgagtaCTTGGAATTGACGTGGACATTACGAATATATCatccataaaagcttttattgagggttggtctgggattttgttttattacctTCAGTATCAATAAGGGTGGGAGTAACAAAAACATATTCAATAATAACGTGTATAGCTGCAAGAAATAGTATAATGGAAAGTGTACAGCCGATAAAAATCCCCCTACAGTGTTGATGCCAACTGGATGGAGCAGAAGCCGAAAAAGACTTACTCCACAGGCTGTCGTAGTATAGCTGTATGAGCCCTATCCAGGCTTCTGGTACACCATAGCGTCTTAAAAATCAGCCTGTGTATGAGATTTGAGGTAAAGAGGATTCCCATTTAATCTTTAACAGGGGTTGCACCTGCAACAATTTCGGACATATTGAACTACAGAGTAAAAAGGTGTGATTATTTTTATCCAATCATATTAATGTTGAAAAAATCATTCATTGGATGGAATAAAATGGAATGTTGCAATCTCAGCCAATTACACAACGCAAAAAATATTAATGAGCGTTGCAAAGTGGTGAGATAGACGTTCAACCAATGAGATTTGGCTAATAATTCTTGGGGTCAAATGTCATTTTATTTGTTATGGAAAAAAAGGTATGAATACTGATGGGAGCAACTGCATTTGCATTCTACATTTAGCCGCCAAATCTGACAGTGCTTCATATTGCACATCGGTGAGTGTTTTATTGTTACGCTttattcttcaatatttttttacgtaaaatgattatttttttcttataattatCCGTATGTTTTCCCTCATTTAGAAATGTCTAATAAAAAAACCTCTAAAACAGCTGTGAACTTCTTGGACCAGTTAGCGAAAGATTTTATACGCGGTTATGGTCCTGCAACGAAGGAAGAAACGGGTTCTGATGGTGATTTTCGCAAAAAATTAAGGTCCTTCACATGCGAATGGCTGAATCGTCCTAACGTACCGTTGTCAGAATTCGTCGAAACTGTTGAAACAAACTCTGAGACGattgataaaaagttaaataacatTGTGAAAGGGCGCATATCTAAAGTCAAAGAATCGTTGCAACCATTTCATAGAGAATGTGAAGGAAACAAACCGTCATAGTCAAAATTGAAAAGTTACTTTGGCGGTAACAGGGGCTGCGCTGCCCGAAAAGGGTGAAGAAGTAACTATTTCAAACATTGTTCACTAAAACAATGCACTAATGTCACAATGTGCTATAATTCTCTTTTCATATTTAGATATTCGATAAGTACTTAGATCTTGCGTTGAAGACTGGTGCAGCACTGTTCTCCACAGCACTTCACCTAAAATGCGCTCGATTCATCCATAGCAATTTACCCTTTGTTGCGGAGCAGGGTGGAGCAGGAAACAACCTTGAAGAATTAATATGATTTGTGCATTGACAAGTCACCAAGCACGTCTGCTTCATCTTCCTCCGCAACAAAAAGGTCTTTATTGGCCATGCTTAATGACAAAGACGAGGCGGACAGCGTTGCAGCAGTTAAACAGCCGGAAGAAGAGTGAAAGAAAAGGAACGAAGAAGAAGTAATCGGATTGGCGACATGTTATATTATTTACATTGCATACACATCGTACAAACAtagattttgtaaacatttactGGAATAATAATTACTGTGCTAAAAGTCTGTAccttaaataatattttctaaTTCTTATACTATTTTCAGAACAGAAGGACACAAAATTTAACGACGGAAATAATGTAGCGCTTCGGAAAGTGGAAAATACTCCTGTACAATTTTAAATTCCTTTTTAATTGAAAGACATTAAATTGCACATCATGGAAAGAGAATGCACAAAAAGGAAACGATCTTCAGTGAGACATTTATTAACTTATTCATTACTTGTCCACAAATTTACTATCTTTCTTTTCTTGTATTATATACTTATACATTTTTCGGACCATTTTTAATATCTTAATCAACTTTCGAAAACGGTGAACGCATTAACTTCTCATACATAGTCGAAAA belongs to Hydractinia symbiolongicarpus strain clone_291-10 chromosome 1, HSymV2.1, whole genome shotgun sequence and includes:
- the LOC130629913 gene encoding uncharacterized protein LOC130629913, with amino-acid sequence MYLTSILLTILFSVHRQIHKLILISTMFPSSNSQWIQASLMTTAIVFKYLLFITFFKTGKSHLVKTIIAFAIENKYDVLVATPTALLADRYRQCFSTITCKTIHSAFLIPVEDSPWEINWHISWFQLIVVDEIGQVNSHIIKHIMKTFDALPSNPIIIFLGDAHQSLPLITVQGKTNFDSSFFSSLMTRLFKKFELHTSHRSTTLYKEFLDKIRSFNITFDEIKRIFEHTKIPSTNKVTGERILAIITENPNTIYIASSHKTKDFINKTVMNYLFRDEEPDIEASISTYSNFTITPTTNINFISK